One stretch of Bosea vaviloviae DNA includes these proteins:
- a CDS encoding tannase/feruloyl esterase family alpha/beta hydrolase, translated as MSRYHRLLPHAAVFVASIAGSPSIAQVPPTPAADTKPIACDEFAGLSIPASVTPQATSGAKVTSVAAQPASGTGAKAVGAFCRVLVEIASVDPKAPPIKVEVNFPERWNGKALMYGGGGYNGVILSTSGTLRLQPPDVPIPLARGFVTFGGDSGHEGANRGDFALNEEALRNYAFDALKKTRDVAAHLIKLRYGRPHEKLYFHGSSNGGKEALGLIQRYPDDLDGAMVFWPATNIGTAHLQFGRIARAFAAPGAYLSMSQRKVVLDAALETCDELDGIRDGVISNARACQQTFDPDKATVNGRPLRCLEGAVDRDSCLSDVQIGALKVMGSPLKLDAPLASGEKGYPGFYVWGVDLGSQETDDLAKGVLAQGLGKVAPAYPAAPGMPFLHAFADQYARFFVTRNPQGSWQNIDPEKPGEWQERLSMLAGLLDMSGTNLSSFQNRGGKILLMHGLADQIVPPQASVDYYERLVATMGNQAVSQFLRFYELPGTAHSGFGISFNPSWDTLGALDAWAAGGVPPTTPVMTDTHFKPGRTRPLCEYPSYPRYQGGDPDRATSFTCER; from the coding sequence ATGTCGCGATATCATAGACTGCTGCCTCACGCTGCCGTCTTCGTGGCGTCGATAGCGGGATCGCCCTCGATCGCTCAGGTCCCGCCAACTCCTGCAGCCGACACGAAGCCAATAGCCTGTGACGAATTCGCCGGGCTTTCCATCCCGGCGAGTGTCACGCCGCAGGCAACGAGCGGTGCCAAGGTCACGTCGGTGGCAGCGCAGCCGGCTTCCGGCACAGGCGCCAAGGCGGTCGGCGCATTCTGCCGCGTACTGGTCGAGATTGCCTCCGTCGATCCGAAGGCACCGCCGATCAAAGTCGAGGTCAATTTTCCAGAGCGTTGGAACGGCAAGGCGCTGATGTATGGCGGGGGCGGCTACAACGGCGTGATCCTCAGCACCAGCGGAACCCTGCGCTTGCAGCCGCCGGACGTCCCGATCCCGCTCGCGCGTGGCTTTGTCACCTTCGGCGGAGATTCCGGCCACGAGGGCGCGAACCGTGGCGATTTTGCCCTCAATGAGGAGGCCCTGAGGAATTACGCTTTCGACGCCCTCAAGAAGACGCGAGATGTCGCCGCGCACCTGATCAAGCTCCGTTACGGGCGGCCGCACGAGAAGCTCTACTTCCATGGCAGTTCCAACGGAGGCAAGGAGGCGCTGGGCCTCATCCAGAGATATCCTGACGACCTCGACGGCGCCATGGTGTTCTGGCCCGCGACGAACATTGGCACGGCCCATCTCCAGTTCGGTCGCATCGCGCGCGCCTTCGCCGCGCCCGGCGCCTATCTGTCGATGTCCCAGCGCAAGGTCGTCCTGGACGCTGCGTTGGAGACTTGCGACGAGCTGGATGGCATCCGCGATGGAGTGATCTCCAATGCCCGCGCATGCCAGCAGACCTTCGACCCCGACAAGGCCACCGTCAACGGCAGACCGTTGCGCTGTCTGGAGGGTGCCGTCGACCGCGACAGTTGCCTGTCGGACGTCCAGATTGGTGCCCTCAAAGTCATGGGCTCTCCCTTAAAACTCGACGCACCGCTCGCGAGTGGGGAAAAGGGCTATCCGGGGTTCTACGTCTGGGGCGTGGACCTGGGGTCGCAGGAGACGGACGACCTTGCCAAAGGCGTTCTGGCGCAGGGGCTCGGCAAGGTTGCCCCGGCCTACCCCGCTGCTCCCGGCATGCCGTTCCTTCATGCTTTCGCCGACCAGTACGCGCGCTTTTTCGTCACGAGAAACCCGCAGGGAAGCTGGCAGAACATCGACCCGGAGAAACCAGGCGAATGGCAGGAGCGCTTGAGCATGCTCGCCGGATTGCTCGACATGAGCGGCACAAATCTCTCCAGCTTCCAAAACCGCGGTGGCAAGATCCTCCTGATGCATGGTCTCGCCGATCAAATCGTGCCGCCTCAGGCGTCAGTCGACTATTACGAGCGCCTCGTCGCCACCATGGGCAATCAGGCGGTCTCCCAGTTCTTGCGATTCTACGAGTTGCCCGGCACTGCCCATAGCGGCTTTGGAATCTCCTTCAATCCGAGTTGGGACACTCTCGGCGCACTGGATGCGTGGGCCGCCGGTGGCGTTCCGCCGACAACCCCGGTCATGACCGATACGCATTTCAAGCCGGGCCGGACCCGCCCACTCTGCGAATACCCCAGCTACCCCCGATATCAAGGCGGCGACCCCGACCGAGCGACGAGCTTCACTTGCGAGAGGTAG
- a CDS encoding Bug family tripartite tricarboxylate transporter substrate binding protein — protein sequence MLSLVAVAATGGANAAEWPERASTFVVPFPAGGSTDVVARLFAERFAERLRQGFVVENRPGANGNIAAAAVAKAEPDGYTILVSGNGQNAMNHSLYARMPYDSTKDFEHICLLALTPNVIIVPANSPIRTLEELIAGARRPGGDLAFASPGAGSSGHLSLAMLEGAAKIKARHVPYRGAAPLVTDVLGGHVSVGIVNADIPLPHIQGGKIRALAVTSSSRSPLYPDVPTVAESGFPGFEAQGWFGLSAPARTPRSIVDTLNRLANEVLKEDKIKQRFAAGGYVAGGGSPEDYAQFIGREITKWAAVVKENGISIE from the coding sequence ATGCTTTCCCTTGTCGCCGTCGCCGCGACAGGAGGGGCAAACGCTGCGGAGTGGCCAGAGCGCGCATCGACTTTTGTCGTGCCGTTCCCGGCGGGCGGCAGCACCGACGTCGTGGCGCGACTATTCGCCGAACGCTTTGCCGAGCGCCTGCGCCAAGGCTTCGTGGTCGAGAACCGGCCTGGCGCGAACGGCAACATCGCCGCCGCGGCGGTCGCGAAGGCAGAGCCCGACGGCTACACTATCCTTGTGTCCGGCAATGGCCAGAACGCCATGAACCACTCGCTCTATGCCCGGATGCCCTACGATTCGACCAAGGATTTCGAACACATCTGCCTGTTGGCCTTGACACCAAACGTCATCATCGTCCCGGCAAACTCGCCGATACGAACGCTGGAGGAACTCATCGCCGGAGCCCGCCGACCCGGTGGCGATCTCGCCTTCGCAAGCCCCGGGGCCGGGTCATCGGGGCATCTGTCTCTGGCGATGCTCGAGGGCGCCGCGAAAATCAAGGCGCGGCATGTCCCTTATCGCGGAGCAGCTCCGCTCGTCACCGACGTACTCGGGGGGCATGTTTCGGTAGGCATCGTCAACGCCGATATTCCGCTTCCTCATATCCAGGGCGGAAAAATCCGTGCGCTTGCCGTGACGAGTTCCAGCCGCAGCCCCCTCTACCCCGATGTGCCGACCGTTGCCGAGAGTGGTTTCCCGGGGTTTGAAGCGCAGGGCTGGTTCGGGTTGTCGGCGCCCGCCAGGACACCGCGCTCGATCGTGGACACGTTGAACAGGCTCGCCAACGAGGTCCTCAAGGAGGACAAAATCAAGCAGCGCTTTGCGGCAGGCGGCTATGTGGCCGGCGGCGGGAGTCCGGAGGATTACGCGCAGTTCATCGGGCGGGAGATCACCAAATGGGCCGCGGTGGTGAAAGAGAACGGGATATCGATCGAGTGA
- a CDS encoding mandelate racemase/muconate lactonizing enzyme family protein has translation MRVTEIRGHHVGFVPAPAIGNARTMIRRRDFLLLEVVTDTGKSGWGEVFSSPDAAAALIRSRYAQVVIGEAPARYCALWENMVANLGYDRRGPAMMAISALDMALCDLAAQERGVSVAALLGGGLRSEVFAYGSGPFITEGNDPYGHYAEAVERALKEGYRALKPRAGVSPRADGAMLAQMRKLVGPEIGLMVDINQAYTARAAIASARQMEASDLLWIEEPVGPEDIAGYAEVAKAVSTAVAGGEALASAGAFRDVLVAGSMSILQPDLTVCGGYTGFLRIAALAAAFDLPIMPHVFGTIVNHQAALQVSSLLPARRGGGPAPYPYVEVDISDNPLLSLQGAVRPTATGTLEIPDLPGTGLDLDASRLEPWRSETWICR, from the coding sequence ATGAGAGTCACCGAGATCCGCGGCCATCATGTCGGCTTCGTTCCAGCGCCGGCGATCGGCAACGCCCGGACCATGATCCGCCGCCGTGATTTCCTTCTGCTGGAAGTCGTCACGGATACCGGCAAAAGCGGTTGGGGCGAGGTGTTCTCGTCTCCGGACGCGGCGGCCGCTCTCATTCGCTCACGTTATGCGCAGGTCGTCATCGGGGAAGCGCCGGCGCGCTACTGCGCGCTTTGGGAGAATATGGTCGCCAACCTGGGCTATGATCGCCGCGGACCTGCCATGATGGCGATCTCCGCGCTCGATATGGCGCTGTGCGACCTCGCTGCGCAAGAACGCGGCGTCAGCGTCGCCGCCTTGTTGGGTGGCGGGCTTCGCAGCGAGGTGTTCGCCTATGGCAGCGGCCCGTTCATCACGGAAGGGAACGACCCCTACGGACACTACGCCGAGGCGGTCGAACGCGCTCTGAAGGAAGGCTATCGCGCGTTGAAGCCGCGCGCGGGTGTCTCTCCGCGAGCCGACGGTGCGATGCTGGCGCAGATGCGCAAGCTGGTTGGCCCGGAGATCGGGCTCATGGTCGACATCAACCAGGCCTACACGGCTCGCGCTGCCATCGCCTCGGCTCGCCAGATGGAAGCTTCCGATCTGCTCTGGATCGAGGAGCCGGTGGGGCCGGAAGACATCGCGGGATATGCCGAGGTCGCCAAGGCGGTTTCGACGGCCGTGGCCGGGGGGGAAGCACTCGCCAGCGCCGGGGCATTCCGGGATGTCCTCGTGGCGGGCTCGATGTCCATTCTCCAGCCCGATCTCACGGTCTGTGGTGGCTATACCGGCTTCCTGCGGATCGCAGCGTTGGCGGCGGCCTTCGACCTCCCGATCATGCCCCATGTTTTCGGCACGATCGTCAATCACCAGGCGGCGCTGCAGGTCTCCAGCCTGCTTCCAGCGCGGCGCGGTGGAGGTCCGGCGCCTTACCCCTATGTGGAGGTCGATATCTCCGACAATCCGCTTCTCTCACTCCAGGGCGCGGTCAGGCCCACGGCGACCGGGACGCTTGAAATTCCCGATCTTCCTGGAACGGGGCTCGACCTCGATGCGTCACGTTTGGAGCCCTGGCGAAGCGAAACATGGATCTGCCGCTGA
- a CDS encoding LysR family transcriptional regulator: MTFDSRELSVLRAVIEKGSVTAAAVALNVSQPAVSRTLQQIEERIGIVLFRREKQRLYPTRETELLYADVVQAVSAIETVARRARDLREGRTGALRIATIAAFANSILPYAISRLRSRKPGVEFVVEILTARDVAQRVASFKSELGLLIDAAAVSGILLEDLCTSRFGCVLPSGHALAQKPYLTIDDLSPQPIICLDRMLPLGALAHRIFERADLQLRPAVEVSQSNIACVLVEAGAGIALIDKLGVLGRSGADKLAFVPFFPTETIVGRLALPVGAAQSASSLEFCAALREVVAELAAIDSGFSTPALLA; the protein is encoded by the coding sequence ATGACATTCGACTCCCGTGAACTCTCAGTGCTTCGTGCCGTGATCGAGAAGGGCAGCGTCACAGCGGCAGCCGTGGCGCTGAACGTGTCGCAGCCGGCCGTGAGCCGTACGCTGCAACAGATCGAGGAGCGCATCGGCATCGTCCTGTTCAGGCGCGAAAAGCAACGACTGTATCCGACGCGGGAGACGGAACTGCTCTACGCAGATGTCGTGCAGGCCGTCTCTGCCATCGAGACCGTTGCGCGGCGTGCCCGCGATCTCAGGGAGGGCCGGACAGGCGCGCTGAGGATTGCCACGATTGCCGCGTTCGCGAACTCGATCCTGCCTTATGCCATTTCGCGGCTCCGAAGCAGAAAGCCCGGCGTCGAGTTCGTCGTCGAGATCCTGACGGCACGTGACGTCGCCCAACGTGTGGCCAGCTTCAAGAGCGAACTCGGACTGCTCATCGACGCGGCGGCGGTTTCGGGAATCCTCCTGGAGGATCTGTGCACTTCGCGCTTTGGCTGCGTCCTGCCGAGCGGCCACGCTTTGGCGCAAAAGCCGTACCTCACGATCGACGATCTGTCGCCGCAGCCCATCATCTGCCTCGACCGGATGTTGCCGCTCGGAGCGCTTGCGCACCGAATCTTCGAGCGAGCCGACCTCCAGCTGCGGCCCGCCGTCGAGGTCTCACAATCGAACATCGCATGCGTGCTCGTTGAGGCTGGCGCCGGCATCGCCCTGATCGACAAGCTTGGCGTCCTGGGCCGGTCGGGCGCCGATAAGCTGGCTTTCGTCCCGTTCTTCCCCACGGAGACGATTGTCGGACGGCTCGCGCTTCCCGTCGGAGCGGCCCAGAGCGCTTCATCGCTGGAATTCTGCGCAGCACTGCGAGAGGTCGTGGCCGAGCTGGCGGCGATAGACAGCGGCTTCTCGACGCCGGCGCTGCTGGCCTGA
- the ehuA gene encoding ectoine/hydroxyectoine ABC transporter ATP-binding protein EhuA codes for MTETAKVAIDPQPPIIEFAGVTKRFGALTVLDDFNFSVARGEKVTLIGPSGSGKSTVLRILMTLEPFQEGRLTLAGMPYHEEGGHAPFKASDGHLRQIRSHVGMVFQSFNLFPHMTVLRNVVEAPLRVLGLPRGEAECRAVDLLAMVGLADKKDHYPAQLSGGQQQRVAIARALAMRPRVLLFDEPTSALDPQLVGEVLSVIRGLASEHDLTMLLVTHEMRFAREVSDRVCFFDKGRICEQGEPERIFSAPEQPRTREFLASVLG; via the coding sequence ATGACCGAGACAGCCAAGGTTGCCATCGACCCACAGCCGCCCATCATCGAGTTCGCCGGCGTGACCAAGCGCTTCGGCGCCTTGACCGTCCTCGACGATTTCAACTTCAGCGTCGCCCGCGGCGAGAAGGTCACGTTGATCGGCCCGTCGGGCTCGGGCAAGTCGACGGTGCTGCGCATCCTGATGACGCTGGAGCCCTTCCAGGAGGGGCGGCTGACGCTCGCCGGAATGCCTTATCACGAGGAGGGCGGCCATGCCCCGTTCAAGGCGTCTGACGGGCATCTGCGCCAGATCCGCAGCCATGTCGGCATGGTCTTCCAGAGCTTCAACCTGTTCCCGCATATGACCGTGCTGCGCAATGTCGTGGAGGCGCCGCTGCGCGTGCTCGGGCTGCCGCGCGGTGAGGCCGAATGCCGGGCCGTCGACCTGCTCGCCATGGTCGGCCTCGCCGACAAGAAGGACCACTATCCGGCGCAACTTTCCGGTGGCCAGCAACAGCGCGTCGCCATTGCCCGCGCGCTGGCCATGCGCCCGCGCGTGCTGCTCTTCGACGAGCCGACTTCGGCGCTCGACCCGCAGCTCGTCGGCGAGGTGCTCTCGGTCATCCGCGGGCTGGCCAGCGAGCACGACCTCACCATGCTGCTCGTCACCCACGAAATGCGCTTCGCCCGCGAGGTCTCCGACCGGGTCTGCTTCTTCGACAAGGGCCGGATCTGCGAACAGGGCGAGCCCGAGCGCATCTTCAGCGCGCCCGAGCAGCCGCGCACGCGCGAATTCCTGGCCTCGGTGCTCGGATGA
- the ehuD gene encoding ectoine/hydroxyectoine ABC transporter permease subunit EhuD, with translation MMYGFEWDTTTPLTYASSILPIILIGLTVTLQAAAAGFAIALVLGLVFALLRRSRLAAVSWTTAVFVEFLRDTPLLVQLFFLYYVLPDYGITLPAFLTGALALGLQYSAYTSEVYRGGIEAVPRGQWEAATALNLSRLQTYRDIVVPQIVPRILPAMGNYLVAMFKETPVLSVVTVLEMMGLANMIGERTFEYLVPLTLVGVIFLLLTLICSAGLHRLQKALPKAGIPLR, from the coding sequence ATGATGTACGGCTTCGAATGGGATACGACGACGCCGCTGACCTACGCGTCTTCGATCCTGCCGATCATCCTGATCGGGCTGACCGTGACGCTGCAGGCGGCCGCGGCCGGCTTTGCGATCGCGCTGGTGCTCGGCCTCGTCTTCGCGCTGCTGCGCCGCAGCCGGCTCGCGGCCGTATCCTGGACGACGGCCGTCTTCGTCGAATTCCTGCGCGATACGCCGCTGCTGGTGCAGCTTTTCTTCCTCTACTACGTCCTGCCGGATTACGGCATCACGCTGCCGGCCTTCCTCACCGGGGCACTCGCGCTCGGGCTGCAATATTCGGCCTATACCTCGGAGGTCTATCGCGGCGGCATCGAAGCCGTACCGCGCGGGCAGTGGGAGGCGGCGACCGCGCTGAATCTCTCCCGGCTGCAGACCTATCGCGACATCGTCGTGCCACAGATCGTGCCGCGCATCCTGCCGGCGATGGGCAACTATCTCGTCGCCATGTTCAAGGAGACGCCGGTGCTCTCCGTCGTCACCGTGCTCGAGATGATGGGGCTCGCCAACATGATCGGCGAGCGCACCTTTGAATACCTCGTCCCGCTGACGCTGGTCGGCGTGATCTTCCTCCTCCTCACGCTGATCTGCTCGGCCGGCCTGCACCGGCTGCAGAAAGCGCTGCCGAAAGCAGGGATCCCGCTGCGATGA
- the ehuC gene encoding ectoine/hydroxyectoine ABC transporter permease subunit EhuC, with the protein MEWLSYLPALSRGALVTAAITLSAIAIGAVAAFVAGIARVEGGRVLSTVALCYTELFRGTSLLVQLFWFYYALPLVGISFEPVATGILVLSLHVGAYGSEIVRGALQSVSVQQHEAARALNFGRAQTLLRISLPQALVEMMPAFGNLAIETLKLSSLVSLISIADLTFRAQSIRNLTLDSAGVYSLTLVGYFAMSLVLMLVMRLIERWVRRGAAFPRAAHS; encoded by the coding sequence ATGGAGTGGCTGTCCTACCTGCCTGCGCTGTCGCGCGGCGCGCTCGTCACCGCCGCGATCACGCTGTCGGCGATCGCGATCGGCGCTGTCGCCGCCTTCGTGGCCGGCATTGCCCGGGTCGAGGGCGGGCGTGTGCTGTCCACGGTTGCGCTCTGTTATACCGAGCTCTTCCGCGGCACCTCGCTGCTCGTCCAGCTGTTCTGGTTCTACTACGCCCTGCCGCTCGTCGGCATCAGCTTCGAGCCGGTTGCCACCGGCATTCTCGTGCTCTCCCTGCATGTCGGCGCCTATGGCTCCGAAATCGTGCGCGGGGCGCTGCAATCGGTCTCCGTTCAGCAGCACGAGGCGGCGCGGGCGCTGAATTTCGGCCGCGCCCAGACGCTTCTCCGTATCTCCCTGCCGCAGGCGCTGGTCGAGATGATGCCGGCCTTCGGCAATCTCGCCATCGAGACGCTGAAGCTCTCGTCGCTGGTCTCGCTGATCTCGATCGCCGATTTGACCTTCCGGGCGCAGTCGATCCGCAACCTCACCCTCGACAGCGCCGGCGTCTACAGCCTGACGCTCGTCGGCTATTTCGCGATGTCGCTGGTGCTGATGCTGGTCATGCGGCTGATCGAGCGATGGGTCCGGCGCGGCGCGGCCTTCCCGCGCGCAGCGCATTCGTGA
- the ehuB gene encoding ectoine/hydroxyectoine ABC transporter substrate-binding protein EhuB: MPFLRIAGLSTTALAIGLAAAGATTLKDVKDQGYIRVATANEVPYSYMKDDGTSAGIGPDVANAVLKKLGVAEANWSVTPFGTLIPGLKAKRFDFVAAEQNISPERCKQVSFSEPNSSYGEGLLVKKGNPKKLTTYADIAKDPSLKVAIVSGANNIDFLRAVGVKDSQVIFITANADALATVQSRADAYAATELTVASLAKGQANVEQVAPFTDPVVNGKPVRNFGGFAFRPEDKDLRDAFNAALVEFRKSDEYKKILGNYGLSEASIKAAAERKVEDLCAGK; encoded by the coding sequence ATGCCGTTTCTAAGGATTGCGGGACTTTCCACTACCGCGCTCGCCATCGGTCTTGCCGCCGCCGGCGCCACCACTCTCAAGGACGTCAAGGACCAGGGTTATATCCGTGTCGCGACCGCCAATGAGGTGCCCTATTCCTACATGAAGGATGACGGCACCTCGGCAGGCATCGGGCCCGACGTCGCCAATGCGGTGCTGAAGAAGCTCGGCGTCGCCGAAGCCAACTGGTCGGTCACGCCGTTCGGCACGCTGATCCCCGGCCTCAAGGCCAAGCGCTTCGATTTCGTCGCCGCCGAGCAGAACATCTCGCCGGAGCGCTGCAAGCAGGTTTCCTTCAGCGAGCCGAACTCCTCCTATGGCGAGGGTCTGCTGGTGAAGAAGGGCAATCCGAAGAAGCTCACAACCTATGCCGACATCGCCAAGGACCCGTCGCTGAAGGTCGCGATCGTCTCCGGCGCGAACAATATCGACTTCCTCCGTGCCGTCGGCGTCAAAGACAGCCAGGTGATCTTCATCACCGCCAATGCCGACGCGCTGGCGACCGTGCAGAGCCGCGCCGACGCCTATGCCGCGACCGAGCTCACCGTCGCCTCGCTCGCCAAGGGCCAGGCCAATGTCGAGCAGGTCGCGCCCTTCACCGACCCGGTGGTCAACGGCAAGCCGGTCCGCAATTTCGGCGGCTTCGCCTTCCGACCTGAGGACAAGGACCTGCGCGACGCCTTCAACGCCGCCCTCGTCGAGTTCCGCAAGAGCGACGAGTACAAGAAGATCCTCGGCAATTACGGGCTGTCCGAGGCCAGCATCAAGGCGGCAGCGGAGCGCAAGGTCGAGGACCTCTGCGCCGGCAAGTAA
- the doeB gene encoding N(2)-acetyl-L-2,4-diaminobutanoate deacetylase DoeB, whose translation MLTASPRPSPVTPTIDLSAQGVQHGHLRLPYSRDDSAWGSVMIPICVVANGAGPTALLTGANHGDEYEGPAALFELARTLDPATLTGRVIIVPALNYPAFRAGTRTSPIDKGNLNRSFPGRPDGSVTEKIADYVTRHLVPLADVVLDFHSGGKTLDFLPYAAAHDLPDKTQEARCFAAVAAFSAPYSMKMLEIDAVGMLDTTVEALGKVFVTTELGGAGTASARSIGIARRGAANLLKHAGILAGAPETAPTRWLDMPSSDCFAFAEEDGLIAFARDLGEPVRAGEVVARVYPVGKTGLAPAEYRAAMDGVLAARHVPGLIKTGDCLSVLAVLTEAP comes from the coding sequence ATGCTGACTGCCTCTCCCCGCCCATCGCCGGTGACCCCCACGATCGATCTGTCGGCGCAAGGCGTCCAGCATGGCCATCTGCGCCTGCCCTATAGCCGCGACGACAGCGCCTGGGGCTCGGTGATGATCCCGATCTGCGTCGTCGCGAATGGCGCTGGCCCGACCGCGCTTTTGACCGGCGCCAACCATGGCGACGAATATGAAGGGCCCGCCGCGCTGTTCGAGCTGGCGCGTACGCTGGACCCGGCGACGCTTACGGGCCGGGTGATCATCGTGCCGGCGCTGAACTATCCGGCCTTCCGGGCCGGCACGCGCACCTCGCCGATCGACAAGGGCAATCTCAACCGCAGCTTTCCCGGCCGGCCGGATGGCAGCGTCACCGAGAAGATCGCCGACTACGTCACGCGCCATCTCGTGCCCCTCGCCGATGTCGTGCTCGACTTCCATTCCGGCGGGAAGACGCTCGACTTCCTGCCTTATGCCGCGGCGCATGACTTGCCGGACAAGACGCAGGAGGCGCGCTGCTTTGCGGCGGTCGCCGCCTTCTCCGCTCCCTATTCGATGAAGATGCTCGAGATCGACGCCGTCGGCATGCTCGACACCACCGTCGAGGCGTTGGGCAAGGTCTTCGTCACGACCGAGCTTGGCGGCGCCGGAACGGCGAGCGCCCGCAGCATCGGCATCGCCAGGCGCGGCGCCGCCAATCTCCTGAAGCATGCCGGCATCCTCGCCGGAGCGCCCGAGACGGCGCCGACCCGCTGGCTCGACATGCCCTCCAGCGATTGCTTCGCCTTCGCCGAAGAAGACGGGCTCATCGCCTTCGCGCGCGATCTCGGCGAGCCCGTGCGAGCTGGCGAGGTGGTCGCCCGGGTTTACCCCGTTGGAAAGACCGGGCTCGCCCCGGCCGAGTACCGGGCGGCCATGGACGGCGTCCTCGCCGCGCGCCACGTCCCCGGGCTGATCAAGACGGGCGACTGCCTCTCCGTCCTCGCCGTGCTGACGGAGGCGCCCTGA
- the doeA gene encoding ectoine hydrolase DoeA (DoeA (degradation of ectoine A) is also called EutD (ectoine utilization D).), giving the protein MTVTLNFTREEYAERLAKTRTAMERAGVELMIVTDPSNMHWLTGYDGWSFYVHQCVLVPPTGEPIWYGRKQDANGAKRTAYLSHDNIIGYPDQYVQSTERHPMDLLAQIITERGWGTLPIAVEMDNYYFSAAAFASLRTHLPNARFKDAGGLVNWQRAVKSKTELDYMRKAGRIVELMHQRIVEVVEPGMRKCDLVAEIYDAGIRGTPEFGGDYPAIVPLLPSGADASAPHLTWDDKPMRSGEGTFFEIAGAYKRYHCPLSRTVFLGKPTQAFLDAEKATLEGMEAGLAAAKPGNTCEDIANAFFAVLKTYGISKDNRTGYPIGLSYPPDWGERTMSLRPGDRTELKPGMTFHFMTGLWLEDMGLEITESIAITQTGVECLSNVPRQLFVKG; this is encoded by the coding sequence GTGACCGTGACCCTGAATTTCACGCGCGAGGAGTATGCCGAGCGCCTCGCCAAGACCCGTACCGCCATGGAGCGGGCCGGCGTCGAGCTGATGATCGTGACCGACCCGTCCAATATGCACTGGCTCACCGGCTATGATGGCTGGTCTTTCTACGTCCACCAATGCGTGCTCGTGCCGCCCACGGGCGAGCCGATCTGGTACGGCCGCAAGCAAGATGCGAACGGCGCGAAGCGCACCGCCTATCTCAGCCATGACAACATCATCGGCTATCCCGACCAGTATGTTCAGTCGACCGAGCGCCATCCGATGGACCTGCTGGCGCAGATCATCACCGAGCGCGGCTGGGGCACGCTCCCGATCGCGGTCGAGATGGACAATTACTATTTCTCGGCGGCGGCCTTCGCTTCGCTGCGGACGCACCTGCCGAATGCCCGTTTCAAGGACGCCGGCGGGCTGGTGAACTGGCAGCGCGCGGTCAAGAGCAAGACCGAGCTCGACTACATGCGCAAGGCCGGCCGCATCGTCGAGCTCATGCACCAGCGCATCGTCGAGGTGGTCGAGCCCGGCATGCGCAAATGCGATCTCGTCGCCGAGATCTACGACGCCGGCATCCGCGGCACGCCCGAATTCGGCGGCGACTATCCAGCGATCGTGCCGCTGCTGCCTTCGGGCGCCGACGCCTCAGCGCCGCACCTGACCTGGGACGACAAGCCGATGCGATCAGGCGAAGGCACCTTCTTCGAAATCGCCGGCGCCTATAAACGCTACCACTGCCCGCTCTCGCGCACCGTCTTCCTCGGCAAGCCGACGCAGGCCTTCCTCGACGCCGAGAAGGCGACGCTCGAAGGCATGGAAGCCGGGCTCGCCGCGGCAAAGCCGGGCAACACCTGCGAGGACATCGCCAACGCCTTCTTCGCGGTGCTGAAGACCTATGGGATCAGCAAGGACAACCGTACCGGCTATCCGATCGGCCTGTCGTATCCGCCCGATTGGGGTGAGCGCACCATGAGCCTGCGGCCCGGCGACCGGACCGAGCTCAAGCCCGGCATGACCTTCCATTTCATGACCGGCCTCTGGCTCGAGGACATGGGGCTCGAGATCACCGAAAGCATCGCGATCACGCAGACCGGCGTCGAATGCCTGTCGAACGTGCCGCGCCAGCTCTTCGTCAAGGGTTGA